A section of the Pseudophryne corroboree isolate aPseCor3 chromosome 11, aPseCor3.hap2, whole genome shotgun sequence genome encodes:
- the ZNF319 gene encoding zinc finger protein 319, protein MSEGWPPAQAPPPSLQPSQQQAPQHPIALGEHPNPGSAENPLGCAVYGILLQPDLGVQHPPLPPGEPLHKCGLCGHDLSHLANLQDHQCLPSVNHDRSFQCTQCLKIFHQATELLEHQCAQVEQKPFVCGVCKMGFSLLTSLAQHHSAHNESSLKCSICEKTYKSPDADRACLPTAPPPLPAPAQSAHDSQDRPFSCTLCHKPFKHLSELSRHERIHTGEKPYKCTLCDKSFSQSSHLVHHKRTHSSERPYKCTVCEKSFKHRSHLLRHMYAHAGEQLFQCQTCQLRFKESSQLLQHPCTPAGERPFRCSACQKTFRRPSDLRQHERTHSEERPFHCDLCQMSFKQQYALMRHRRTHKAEDPNNCTLCEKGLVYNPHGAESIFKCNACQRGFNQSQELLRHKCGQSSAERPFQCSVCHKTYKRSSALQKHQAAHCSEKPLRCTACERRFFSSSEFVQHRCDPARDKPLKCPDCEKRFKYASDLQRHRRVHTGEKPYKCLSCDKSFKQREHLNKHQSVHNREQQYKCLWCGERFQELGQLQEHSAQHTADGAFQVAACLP, encoded by the coding sequence ATGTCCGAGGGCTGGCCTCCCGCACAGGCCCCACCACCCTCATTGCAGCCTTCCCAGCAGCAGGCACCCCAGCATCCAATCGCCCTTGGGGAGCACCCAAACCCAGGCTCTGCTGAGAACCCGCTGGGCTGTGCCGTCTACGGAATTCTGCTGCAACCGGATCTTGGCGTCCAGCATCCTCCCTTACCGCCTGGCGAGCCTCTACACAAATGTGGCTTGTGCGGTCATGACCTCTCCCATCTGGCCAACCTGCAGGACCACCAGTGCCTGCCCTCGGTGAATCATGACCGCTCCTTCCAATGCACCCAGTGTCTGAAGATCTTTCACCAGGCGACGGAGCTGCTGGAACACCAGTGTGCCCAAGTGGAACAAAAACCTTTTGTTTGTGGTGTCTGTAAAATGGGTTTCTCTCTGCTGACGTCACTCGCCCAGCACCACAGTGCCCACAACGAGAGTTCCCTAAAATGCTCCATCTGTGAGAAGACGTATAAATCTCCCGATGCAGACAGGGCGTGTCTGCCCACTGCGCCGCCTCCCCTACCCGCCCCTGCCCAGTCAGCGCACGATTCGCAGGACAGGCCCTTCAGCTGCACCTTGTGCCACAAACCATTCAAGCACCTGTCTGAATTGTCTCGCCACGAGCGCATTCACACCGGGGAGAAACCGTATAAGTGCACGCTGTGCGACAAGAGTTTCAGCCAGTCCTCGCACCTGGTACATCACAAGCGCACACACAGCTCCGAGCGCCCGTACAAGTGTACCGTGTGCGAGAAGAGCTTTAAGCATCGTTCCCACCTCCTGCGGCACATGTATGCCCACGCTGGCGAGCAGCTcttccagtgccagacatgccagcTGCGATTTAAGGAATCCTCGCAGTTACTGCAGCACCCGTGCACGCCGGCGGGAGAGCGACCCTTCCGCTGCAGCGCCTGCCAGAAGACTTTCCGCCGCCCGTCCGATCTCAGGCAGCACGAGCGGACGCACAGCGAGGAGCGCCCCTTCCACTGTGACCTGTGTCAGATGAGCTTCAAGCAGCAGTACGCACTCATGAGACACCGACGCACACACAAAGCCGAGGACCCCAACAACTGCACTCTGTGCGAGAAGGGTTTGGTGTACAATCCACATGGGGCGGAGAGCATCTTCAAATGCAATGCTTGTCAGCGGGGCTTCAACCAGTCCCAGGAGTTGTTGCGGCACAAGTGCGGGCAGAGCAGTGCAGAGCGACCGTTCCAGTGCAGCGTATGTCACAAGACGTACAAGCGCTCCTCTGCCCTCCAGAAACACCAGGCCGCGCATTGTTCTGAGAAGCCGTTACGATGTACGGCGTGCGAGCGGCGCTTCTTCTCCTCCTCGGAATTTGTTCAGCATCGCTGTGACCCGGCCAGGGACAAACCCCTCAAGTGCCCGGACTGTGAGAAACGTTTTAAATATGCATCGGACCTACAGAGACACCGACGTGTACACACGGGCGAGAAGCCCTACAAGTGCCTGTCATGTGACAAAAGTTTTAAGCAGCGGGAACACCTGAACAAACACCAAAGTGTCCACAACAGAGAGCAGCAGTACAAGTGCTTGTGGTGCGGGGAGAGGTTCCAGGAGCTGGGCCAACTGCAGGAACATAGTGCCCAGCACACAGCGGATGGGGCCTTCCAGGTGGCTGCCTGCCTGCCCTGA